One stretch of Aeromicrobium fastidiosum DNA includes these proteins:
- a CDS encoding TetR/AcrR family transcriptional regulator, with translation MDSIPGIAREDERLSSKDKLLDAAIHIAGREGLSAVTYRAVAARAGVTHGLVRHHFGTREQLLNEAFRRAAEQDSDGVRLRADSVEEFASTYVEYFNASWERAVLQFDETTQAIRGALPMDNIRLQYEGYIEKVRDTFSAIGVDDPDGRVAALVFAALDGLALQHLIFREDLRTEQVLDALRDILTRLAD, from the coding sequence ATGGACTCCATCCCCGGCATCGCTCGTGAGGACGAGAGGCTCTCCAGCAAGGACAAGCTGCTCGACGCCGCGATCCACATCGCGGGTCGAGAGGGCCTGTCGGCGGTGACCTACCGCGCGGTGGCCGCCCGAGCCGGCGTCACCCACGGTCTGGTGCGACACCACTTCGGCACGCGCGAGCAGCTGCTCAACGAGGCCTTCCGCCGAGCCGCCGAGCAGGACTCCGACGGCGTGCGGCTGAGGGCGGACTCCGTCGAGGAGTTCGCCTCGACGTACGTCGAGTACTTCAACGCCTCGTGGGAGCGGGCGGTGCTGCAGTTCGACGAGACGACGCAGGCCATCCGGGGCGCCCTTCCCATGGACAACATCCGCCTGCAGTACGAGGGCTACATCGAGAAGGTGCGCGACACGTTCAGCGCCATCGGGGTCGACGACCCGGACGGTCGGGTGGCCGCCCTGGTGTTCGCGGCCCTCGACGGACTCGCGCTGCAGCACCTGATCTTCCGCGAGGACCTGCGCACCGAGCAGGTGCTCGACGCGCTGCGCGACATCCTCACCCGCCTCGCCGACTGA
- a CDS encoding glutathione peroxidase yields the protein MTLLDAPITRLDGTQTTLGKITGGRPALLVNVASKCGLTPQYTALEQLHETYADRGFTVVGLPCNQFGGQEPGTSGEIADFCSLTYGVTFPMTEKVDVNGDGRHPVYAALVATTDEDGQAGDVEWNFEKFLITGDGEVVSRFRPAVTPDDARVIAAVEAITSGS from the coding sequence ATGACGCTTCTCGACGCACCGATCACCCGTCTCGACGGCACGCAGACGACGCTCGGCAAGATCACGGGCGGCCGTCCGGCCCTGCTCGTCAACGTCGCCTCGAAGTGCGGGCTCACCCCGCAGTACACCGCGCTCGAGCAGCTGCACGAGACGTACGCCGATCGCGGCTTCACGGTCGTCGGCCTGCCGTGCAACCAGTTCGGCGGCCAGGAGCCGGGCACGTCCGGCGAGATCGCCGACTTCTGCTCGCTGACGTACGGCGTGACGTTCCCGATGACCGAGAAGGTCGACGTCAACGGCGACGGACGCCACCCCGTCTACGCGGCGCTGGTCGCCACGACCGACGAGGACGGCCAGGCCGGCGACGTGGAGTGGAACTTCGAGAAGTTCCTCATCACGGGCGACGGCGAGGTCGTGTCGCGCTTCCGCCCGGCCGTCACGCCGGACGACGCACGCGTGATCGCCGCGGTGGAGGCGATCACCTCCGGATCCTGA
- a CDS encoding MFS transporter, which yields MRAVAAAALSMTMVAAPPFVVGTMGPGISADLGLSVPALAGTVSFGYLVAAVASPLGGVVVQRVGPSRALRLAAALASLGVALVAVARGPATLALAFVALGMANAVIQPASNGTLATAATGRRQGAVFGIVQSAVPAATLLAGLLLASFDDVRPWREAMVILLVATLLPQIVVPRPAAGSQRVPRRASGRSSLPHRGTLIALCAGGFMGSAAATTVAVFGVASGLSSGLSPAVAAGGLVLGSLCCITGRILTSWRWGDHAPRRLLLDIAGLQATGVLGIALVGTGTTAGYLVGIAFAFGCGWGWTGLLNIVITRVWGGRVASVTGVMQAGLFGGSVAGPLVFAAVVDGTGYLDAWLVAAAALTVAASASVVAGRLVGARHLGEQNEKGPSRVGRR from the coding sequence ATGAGGGCGGTCGCGGCGGCCGCGCTGTCGATGACCATGGTGGCCGCTCCACCGTTCGTCGTCGGGACGATGGGGCCGGGCATCTCGGCCGATCTCGGGCTGTCGGTCCCCGCCCTGGCCGGCACGGTGTCCTTCGGCTACCTGGTCGCGGCGGTGGCCAGCCCCCTCGGAGGAGTCGTCGTGCAGCGCGTGGGTCCCTCCCGCGCCCTGCGGCTCGCTGCGGCCCTGGCCAGTCTCGGTGTCGCCCTCGTCGCCGTCGCCCGGGGCCCGGCGACGTTGGCGCTGGCCTTCGTGGCGCTCGGCATGGCCAACGCCGTGATCCAGCCCGCCTCGAACGGCACCCTGGCCACCGCGGCCACCGGACGCCGACAGGGCGCGGTCTTCGGCATCGTCCAGTCGGCGGTGCCGGCGGCGACGCTGCTCGCCGGACTCCTGCTCGCCTCGTTCGACGACGTGAGGCCCTGGCGGGAGGCCATGGTCATCCTGCTGGTCGCGACCCTGCTGCCGCAGATCGTCGTGCCCCGCCCGGCCGCGGGCTCCCAGCGCGTCCCGCGCCGAGCCTCCGGCCGGTCGAGCCTGCCGCACCGCGGCACGCTGATCGCCCTGTGCGCCGGAGGTTTCATGGGCTCGGCGGCGGCCACGACCGTCGCGGTGTTCGGCGTCGCCAGCGGTCTCTCGTCCGGCCTGTCCCCCGCCGTGGCTGCCGGCGGGCTCGTGCTCGGCAGCCTGTGCTGCATCACCGGCCGCATCCTCACCTCGTGGCGCTGGGGCGACCACGCGCCCCGCCGTCTGCTGCTCGACATCGCCGGCCTGCAGGCCACCGGCGTCCTCGGCATCGCGCTGGTCGGCACCGGCACGACAGCCGGCTACCTGGTCGGCATCGCGTTCGCGTTCGGCTGCGGCTGGGGGTGGACCGGCCTGCTCAACATCGTGATCACGCGGGTGTGGGGCGGACGCGTGGCGTCGGTGACCGGCGTGATGCAGGCGGGCCTGTTCGGCGGCAGCGTGGCCGGGCCCCTGGTGTTCGCGGCCGTGGTCGACGGGACCGGCTATCTCGACGCGTGGCTCGTGGCAGCCGCAGCGCTGACCGTCGCCGCGTCCGCGAGCGTCGTCGCCGGCCGCCTCGTGGGTGCCCGCCATCTTGGTGAGCAGAACGAGAAGGGGCCGAGTCGGGTGGGTCGTCGCTAG
- a CDS encoding SDR family NAD(P)-dependent oxidoreductase yields the protein MTGLRPVVVTGGTSGIGLAVARRVATDGRPVVMLGRDRERADDALAQLVESGVDPGTMAVAVGDTTDPDVLAQAVALCSERWGPVSGLVTAAGRLARGSVTDLSVDELRAALETNVVGTWLAVRAVLPTMIEQQHGRIVTIGSVLGSVGAAERSGYAATKGAVAAMTRSIALEVAADGVTVNCVAPGPVRTPMNADQHGTAADRAAEAAFTSSIPVGRWGSPDDVAHTVAGLLAPEAGWTTGSVVHVDGGFTAR from the coding sequence ATGACCGGACTGCGTCCGGTCGTCGTCACGGGCGGCACCAGCGGCATCGGTCTCGCCGTGGCCCGACGGGTCGCCACCGACGGACGCCCGGTCGTGATGCTGGGGCGTGACCGGGAGCGGGCGGACGACGCGCTGGCACAGCTGGTCGAGTCGGGGGTCGATCCCGGCACGATGGCCGTCGCGGTCGGCGACACGACCGACCCCGACGTCCTGGCGCAGGCCGTCGCCCTCTGCTCCGAGCGGTGGGGCCCCGTCTCCGGCCTCGTGACCGCCGCCGGCCGCCTCGCACGGGGCAGCGTCACCGACCTGTCCGTCGACGAGCTGCGGGCCGCGCTCGAGACCAATGTCGTGGGCACGTGGCTCGCGGTCCGTGCGGTCCTGCCGACGATGATCGAGCAGCAGCACGGCCGCATCGTGACGATCGGCTCGGTGCTGGGGTCGGTGGGTGCGGCCGAACGCTCGGGCTACGCGGCGACCAAGGGTGCCGTGGCCGCGATGACCCGGTCGATCGCGCTCGAGGTGGCGGCCGACGGCGTCACGGTCAACTGCGTCGCCCCGGGCCCGGTGCGCACCCCCATGAACGCCGACCAGCACGGCACGGCGGCCGACCGCGCAGCCGAGGCAGCGTTCACGTCCTCGATCCCGGTCGGACGATGGGGCAGCCCCGACGACGTCGCTCACACTGTCGCCGGCCTGCTCGCTCCCGAGGCCGGGTGGACGACCGGTTCGGTCGTCCACGTCGACGGAGGTTTCACGGCCCGATGA
- a CDS encoding indolepyruvate ferredoxin oxidoreductase subunit alpha — MAYVIGSDCIDVLDRSCIEVCPVDCIYIGDRRSYINVNECIDCGACEVECPVSAVFVDRKARKDPELGEFLADSVAFFELPLPGRDEALGDPGGSQKLGPVGVDTQFTADHSA; from the coding sequence ATGGCCTACGTGATCGGATCCGACTGCATCGACGTCCTCGACCGCTCCTGCATCGAGGTCTGCCCGGTCGACTGCATCTACATCGGCGACCGCCGCAGCTACATCAACGTCAACGAGTGCATCGACTGCGGCGCGTGCGAGGTCGAGTGCCCCGTCAGCGCCGTCTTCGTCGATCGCAAGGCGCGCAAGGACCCCGAGCTCGGCGAGTTCCTGGCCGACTCGGTCGCGTTCTTCGAGCTGCCCCTGCCGGGTCGTGACGAGGCGCTGGGCGACCCCGGCGGATCGCAGAAGCTCGGCCCCGTCGGCGTCGACACGCAGTTCACGGCCGACCACAGCGCATGA
- a CDS encoding NAD(P)/FAD-dependent oxidoreductase codes for MSAPSTVIETDVVIVGAGPTGLYGAYYAGFRGLSTVVVDVLPQAGGQVMALYPEKQIRDVAALPSIRGRDFVANLVEQADTYEPTYLLGRQAVNLEHVDGAPVLTLDDGTVLRAGAVVITAGIGTPTPRALGTGDEWVGNGLSYFVVDPSKHADQDVVIVGGGDSALDWADALGTIARSVTLVHRRAAFRGHAATLDRVRSGPTAIHTDTEVVALHGDATAEVLQKVTLQAKDGTETVVACDHVIAALGFISDLGPLREWGVELLGRSIAVDRSGRTNLPRVYAAGDVTDYDGKVKLMSVGFGEVATAMNHVAVDLDPDLVLFPGHSTDGA; via the coding sequence GTGAGCGCACCGTCCACCGTCATCGAGACCGACGTCGTCATCGTCGGCGCCGGCCCGACCGGTCTCTACGGCGCCTACTACGCGGGCTTCCGCGGCCTGTCGACCGTCGTGGTGGACGTGCTGCCGCAGGCCGGCGGCCAGGTCATGGCCCTCTACCCCGAGAAGCAGATCCGCGACGTAGCGGCGCTGCCGTCGATCCGCGGTCGCGACTTCGTGGCCAACCTCGTCGAGCAGGCCGACACCTACGAGCCCACCTACCTGCTGGGACGTCAGGCCGTGAACCTCGAGCACGTCGACGGGGCGCCCGTGCTGACGCTCGACGACGGGACGGTGCTGCGGGCCGGAGCGGTCGTCATCACGGCGGGCATCGGCACGCCGACGCCGCGCGCTCTCGGCACCGGTGACGAGTGGGTCGGCAACGGACTGTCGTACTTCGTCGTCGACCCGTCGAAGCACGCCGACCAGGACGTCGTCATCGTCGGCGGCGGCGACTCGGCCCTCGACTGGGCCGACGCGCTCGGGACGATCGCCCGCTCGGTGACGCTCGTGCACCGTCGCGCCGCCTTCCGCGGTCACGCCGCGACGCTCGACCGCGTGCGCAGCGGTCCCACGGCGATCCACACCGACACCGAGGTCGTCGCGCTGCACGGCGACGCCACCGCCGAGGTGCTGCAGAAGGTGACCCTGCAGGCCAAGGACGGCACCGAGACCGTCGTCGCGTGCGACCACGTCATCGCGGCGCTCGGGTTCATCAGCGATCTCGGCCCGCTGCGCGAGTGGGGCGTCGAGCTGCTCGGCCGGTCCATCGCGGTCGACCGGTCCGGCCGCACCAACCTGCCCCGCGTCTACGCCGCCGGCGACGTCACCGACTACGACGGCAAGGTCAAGCTCATGTCGGTCGGCTTCGGCGAGGTCGCCACCGCCATGAACCACGTCGCGGTCGACCTCGACCCCGATCTCGTGCTCTTCCCCGGTCACTCGACCGACGGCGCCTGA
- a CDS encoding aromatic ring-hydroxylating oxygenase subunit alpha, which yields MSETLDSQAAPAAERAPKKAAPTSERPKTSARRRHDGNLPGRQDWSSWPHYQAAAAGFRGYWYPVVYSSQVGERPVRVKLLGEDIFVIRDKGVVRGMANRCPHRGVPLSYGNKQFPGTISCVYHGWTFDLETGDLKAAITDGPESPICGKVTQPTYHVEERLGMVWIFVGDGEEPHPIDEQLPEELVTNAAVIGSRIMPREGNWRFACENGYDEGHAKYLHRTALWRLFKAMPVWNTTKIVKRGRWIYRVQQEQYWDADFPGLGKWTGQAWYKSKPPKTTTNIGNTGSHREVNPVIAEQDFPGFASVSMPGVLRIAYPTFIHYEFYVPVDADNHLYVGVMADFKKGLKTIPFYFKYLGAVRWLFHGQFSGQDKWMVEVTDAPPEKLYRPDDSLLQWRKLAEDTTEDRVDALAEQGIDVPEPA from the coding sequence ATGAGCGAGACGCTGGATTCGCAAGCCGCGCCGGCGGCCGAGCGCGCCCCCAAGAAGGCAGCCCCGACCTCCGAGCGTCCCAAGACGTCGGCCAGGCGCCGGCACGACGGGAACCTGCCGGGACGTCAGGACTGGTCGAGCTGGCCCCACTACCAGGCGGCGGCAGCGGGCTTCCGCGGCTACTGGTACCCCGTCGTCTACTCCTCCCAGGTCGGCGAGCGACCGGTCCGGGTCAAGCTGCTGGGCGAGGACATCTTCGTCATCCGTGACAAGGGCGTCGTCCGCGGCATGGCCAACCGGTGCCCGCATCGCGGCGTCCCGCTGAGCTACGGCAACAAGCAGTTCCCCGGCACGATCTCGTGCGTCTACCACGGCTGGACGTTCGACCTCGAGACCGGCGACCTCAAGGCCGCCATCACCGATGGCCCCGAGTCGCCGATCTGCGGCAAGGTCACGCAGCCGACGTACCACGTCGAGGAGCGCCTCGGCATGGTCTGGATCTTCGTGGGCGACGGCGAGGAGCCGCACCCCATCGACGAGCAGCTGCCCGAGGAGCTCGTGACCAACGCGGCCGTCATCGGCTCGCGCATCATGCCGCGCGAGGGCAACTGGCGCTTCGCGTGCGAGAACGGCTACGACGAGGGTCACGCCAAGTACCTCCACCGCACCGCGCTGTGGCGCCTGTTCAAGGCCATGCCCGTCTGGAACACGACCAAGATCGTCAAGCGCGGCCGCTGGATCTACCGCGTGCAGCAGGAGCAGTACTGGGACGCCGACTTCCCCGGGCTGGGCAAGTGGACCGGTCAGGCCTGGTACAAGTCCAAGCCCCCGAAGACCACGACCAACATCGGCAACACCGGCTCGCACCGCGAGGTCAACCCCGTCATCGCCGAGCAGGACTTCCCGGGCTTCGCCTCGGTGTCGATGCCCGGCGTGCTGCGCATCGCGTACCCGACGTTCATCCACTACGAGTTCTACGTGCCGGTGGACGCCGACAACCACCTGTACGTGGGCGTCATGGCCGACTTCAAGAAGGGGCTCAAGACGATTCCCTTCTACTTCAAGTACCTCGGCGCCGTCCGCTGGCTGTTCCACGGCCAGTTCTCGGGCCAGGACAAGTGGATGGTCGAGGTCACCGACGCCCCGCCGGAGAAGCTCTACCGTCCCGACGACTCGTTGCTGCAGTGGCGCAAGCTCGCCGAGGACACCACCGAGGACCGGGTCGACGCGCTGGCCGAGCAGGGCATCGACGTGCCCGAGCCCGCCTGA
- a CDS encoding catechol 1,2-dioxygenase: MASIVLGVAASHSTLMNTHWDKVVNTDRAEAFRDGLAAARDRIAAAAPDVVVLVGSNHFRGFWLDMIPSFTMGVGEVIAAGDGGTPKGPQKTDPEFAQALAQQLVDRGTEVAISARLQIDHGQAHAIQYLLDGIDVPVVPLVVNVFAAPLPTMPRVAELGANITRAVAEIGGDKRVVVIASGGLSHQLPWPSDWTAPEGDDEEFLVDAWLNGRGEWERYNDRRREIIVSAQPTIFPDFDETWLADLEKGDMRQYAELTSEQIAEVAGNGGQELRTWMVMIAALGFAPGKALAYSEMPEWLTGMGVAVIEPSETTTQDGDR, encoded by the coding sequence ATGGCATCGATCGTGCTGGGAGTGGCGGCATCGCACTCCACCCTCATGAACACCCACTGGGACAAGGTCGTCAACACCGACCGCGCCGAGGCGTTCCGTGACGGCCTGGCCGCCGCGCGCGACCGCATCGCCGCGGCGGCACCCGATGTCGTGGTGCTGGTGGGCTCGAACCACTTCCGCGGGTTCTGGCTCGACATGATCCCGTCGTTCACGATGGGCGTCGGCGAGGTCATCGCCGCCGGTGACGGCGGCACCCCCAAGGGGCCGCAGAAGACCGATCCGGAGTTCGCGCAGGCCCTGGCCCAGCAGCTCGTCGACCGGGGCACCGAGGTCGCGATCTCGGCCCGTCTGCAGATCGACCACGGCCAGGCCCACGCGATCCAGTACCTGCTCGACGGCATCGACGTGCCGGTCGTGCCGCTGGTCGTCAACGTGTTCGCCGCCCCCCTGCCGACGATGCCACGCGTCGCTGAGCTGGGTGCCAACATCACCCGTGCGGTCGCCGAGATCGGCGGCGACAAGCGCGTCGTCGTCATCGCGTCGGGCGGGCTCTCGCACCAGCTGCCGTGGCCCAGCGACTGGACCGCCCCCGAGGGCGACGACGAGGAGTTCCTGGTCGACGCCTGGCTCAACGGGCGCGGCGAGTGGGAGCGCTACAACGACCGGCGTCGCGAGATCATCGTGTCGGCCCAGCCCACGATCTTCCCCGACTTCGACGAGACGTGGCTCGCGGACCTCGAGAAGGGCGACATGCGGCAGTACGCCGAGCTGACCTCCGAGCAGATCGCCGAGGTCGCCGGCAACGGCGGCCAGGAGCTGCGCACGTGGATGGTCATGATCGCGGCCCTCGGCTTCGCGCCGGGCAAGGCGTTGGCCTACTCCGAGATGCCCGAGTGGCTCACCGGCATGGGAGTCGCCGTGATCGAGCCCTCCGAGACCACGACCCAGGACGGAGACCGATGA
- a CDS encoding alpha/beta fold hydrolase — MTIDTTSPALTSPAAGPAPESRFATADGVTYHYYELGSGPDTIFLHGGGPGCTAWSDFGPVAPYFTEDRHCVLVDILQYGQSEKCLITGPMWDFHAAKTIALMDELGIEKADFICNSWGGTIALNLAALHPDRVRSLVVTGSMPVFYGPLAPLPERGHRGRKARDVYYGGEGPTRDKMRTLITSLEWFDADRLPEETLDMRYEQSLDEGERGLAAMSDSPRGDWQDLTERLGQIEAPTLFMWGREDAFLTPDYPMMLARMVQRGNLHVMDHVSHHLQEERPGAFHAVVDGFLRAIDHR; from the coding sequence ATGACGATCGACACGACCTCGCCGGCGCTCACCTCGCCCGCGGCGGGACCGGCACCCGAGAGCAGGTTCGCGACCGCTGACGGCGTCACCTACCACTACTACGAGCTCGGTTCCGGCCCCGACACGATCTTCCTGCACGGTGGTGGCCCCGGCTGCACGGCGTGGAGCGACTTCGGACCCGTCGCGCCGTACTTCACCGAGGACCGGCACTGCGTGCTGGTCGACATCCTGCAGTACGGCCAGTCCGAGAAGTGCCTCATCACGGGGCCCATGTGGGACTTCCACGCTGCCAAGACCATCGCCCTGATGGACGAGCTCGGCATCGAGAAGGCCGACTTCATCTGCAACTCGTGGGGCGGCACGATCGCGCTCAACCTCGCGGCTCTCCACCCCGACCGCGTGCGGTCGCTCGTGGTGACGGGGAGCATGCCGGTGTTCTACGGCCCCCTGGCCCCGCTGCCCGAGCGCGGCCACCGCGGTCGCAAGGCCCGCGACGTCTACTACGGCGGCGAGGGCCCGACCCGCGACAAGATGCGCACGCTCATCACGTCGCTCGAGTGGTTCGACGCCGACCGCCTGCCCGAGGAGACCCTCGACATGCGGTACGAGCAGAGCCTCGACGAGGGCGAGCGCGGACTCGCGGCCATGTCGGACTCGCCGCGCGGCGACTGGCAGGACCTGACGGAGCGCCTCGGCCAGATCGAGGCACCGACGCTGTTCATGTGGGGTCGCGAGGACGCCTTCCTGACGCCCGACTACCCGATGATGCTGGCGCGCATGGTGCAGCGGGGCAACCTGCACGTCATGGACCACGTGTCCCACCACCTGCAGGAGGAGCGCCCCGGTGCCTTCCACGCCGTCGTCGACGGCTTCCTGCGGGCCATCGACCACCGCTGA
- a CDS encoding alpha/beta fold hydrolase codes for MTQELTRTIWTELAGLDFSLSTVDAGGVPTRSLQAGHGDETIVFLHGTSGHLEAFMRNIKPHAERYTVHAIDMLGHGYTGKPDYPYEIPRYRDHLLAYLDAVGIEKAHIGGESLGGWVGGRTAIDNPERVISLQLLAAGGTVAVPEVMERIRTSTRRAVESNDVELTRKRMHLLMHDPANATEELVAIRHAIYQQPDFVANIDNLLSLQDMDTRLRNILTPDQLAQITVPTLVVWGRNNPFGDVPEAQAMHDNIAGSELVLFDDCGHWPQHEQFEKYNELSLAFLEKHPA; via the coding sequence ATGACCCAAGAACTGACCCGCACCATCTGGACCGAGCTCGCCGGTCTCGACTTCTCGCTGTCGACCGTCGACGCCGGCGGCGTGCCGACCCGTTCGCTGCAGGCCGGGCACGGCGACGAGACGATCGTCTTCCTGCACGGCACGAGCGGCCACCTCGAGGCGTTCATGCGCAACATCAAGCCGCACGCCGAGCGCTACACGGTGCACGCGATCGACATGCTCGGCCACGGCTACACGGGCAAGCCCGACTACCCGTACGAGATCCCGCGCTACCGCGACCACCTGCTGGCGTACCTCGACGCCGTCGGCATCGAGAAGGCGCACATCGGTGGCGAGTCGCTCGGCGGCTGGGTCGGCGGACGCACCGCGATCGACAACCCTGAGCGCGTCATCTCGCTGCAGCTGCTCGCGGCCGGCGGCACCGTCGCCGTCCCCGAGGTCATGGAGCGCATCCGCACCAGCACGCGCCGGGCGGTCGAGTCGAATGACGTCGAGCTGACCCGCAAGCGCATGCACCTGCTGATGCACGACCCGGCCAACGCGACCGAGGAGCTCGTCGCGATCCGTCACGCGATCTACCAGCAGCCTGACTTCGTCGCGAACATCGACAACCTGCTGTCGCTGCAGGACATGGACACGCGCCTGCGCAACATCCTGACGCCCGACCAGCTGGCGCAGATCACGGTGCCGACGCTCGTCGTGTGGGGACGCAACAACCCGTTCGGCGACGTCCCCGAGGCCCAGGCGATGCACGACAACATCGCGGGCTCCGAGCTGGTGCTGTTCGACGACTGCGGCCACTGGCCCCAGCACGAGCAGTTCGAGAAGTACAACGAGCTCAGCCTGGCATTCCTCGAGAAGCACCCGGCGTGA
- a CDS encoding zinc-binding dehydrogenase — protein sequence MSDTMRAARIHGWGEAPVVESVPVPVAGEGEALVRVEVAAVSHLDVTVAGGDFGIKPNLPYVGGVEGCGVVVTSESFAPGTRVILRGGGIGLMRDGTWAELVVTKDKTLTELPEGLEPAVGATFFQPTTTAHTALHGVGRLGTWLADVPVADEHVVVAGAAGAVGSMVTQLALLSGAKVTALVADESQVERVAAGATVVVSGDDGAVVALATDRPATLLVDTLGGSDLPARARWVRPGGRAVSIGYVAGDDVRLGLSNWLLDDVALLPVNMIRREREARALLPELAAMLVCGDLTLDHETFGMDDLGRALELLRTGRVRGRAVVRPS from the coding sequence GTGAGCGACACGATGCGCGCCGCCCGCATCCACGGGTGGGGCGAGGCGCCCGTCGTCGAGAGCGTCCCCGTGCCCGTCGCCGGTGAGGGCGAGGCCCTCGTGCGGGTCGAGGTCGCGGCGGTGTCGCACCTCGACGTGACCGTCGCGGGTGGCGACTTCGGCATCAAGCCGAACCTGCCGTACGTCGGCGGGGTCGAGGGCTGCGGCGTCGTCGTGACGTCCGAGAGCTTCGCACCCGGCACGCGGGTCATCCTGCGCGGCGGCGGCATCGGGCTCATGCGCGACGGCACGTGGGCCGAGCTCGTCGTGACGAAGGACAAGACGCTCACCGAGCTGCCCGAGGGCCTGGAGCCCGCGGTCGGCGCGACGTTCTTCCAGCCGACCACGACGGCCCACACGGCACTCCACGGCGTGGGACGCCTCGGTACCTGGCTGGCCGACGTCCCGGTGGCCGACGAGCACGTCGTCGTCGCGGGAGCAGCGGGCGCGGTCGGCTCCATGGTCACGCAGCTCGCACTGCTCAGCGGAGCGAAGGTCACGGCGCTCGTGGCCGACGAGTCGCAGGTCGAGCGCGTCGCTGCTGGCGCGACGGTCGTCGTGTCCGGCGACGACGGTGCCGTGGTCGCGCTGGCGACCGATCGTCCTGCGACGCTGCTGGTCGACACACTGGGAGGCTCCGACCTGCCGGCGCGCGCACGCTGGGTCCGCCCCGGCGGTCGTGCCGTGTCGATCGGCTACGTCGCCGGCGACGACGTGCGCCTCGGCCTGTCCAACTGGCTGCTCGACGACGTCGCGCTGCTGCCGGTCAACATGATCCGGCGTGAGCGCGAGGCCCGGGCACTGCTGCCCGAGCTGGCGGCGATGCTCGTGTGCGGCGACCTGACCCTCGACCACGAGACCTTCGGCATGGACGACCTCGGCCGGGCTCTCGAGCTCCTGCGCACGGGCCGTGTGCGGGGTCGCGCCGTCGTCCGTCCGTCATAG